The following proteins come from a genomic window of Triticum aestivum cultivar Chinese Spring chromosome 6A, IWGSC CS RefSeq v2.1, whole genome shotgun sequence:
- the LOC123132104 gene encoding zinc transporter 2 isoform X1 encodes MAMATAASSRHHLLLLLWLCAAASTAWAHGGGGDDDADSGDADADGGEKPDLRAPGLVAVKLWCLALVFAGTLAGGVSPYFMRWNEAFLALGTQFAGGVFLGTAMMHFLSDANETFGDLVPSSEYPFAFMLACAGYVLTMLAECAISSVVARGRTAPAAAPATTAGELEEGKLGSTNGNGSDQRAAEQDAHGPSATGHSTASMLRNASTLGDSILLIAALCFHSVFEGIAIGVAETKADAWKALWTISLHKVFAAVAMGIALLRMLPNRPLLSCFAYAFAFAVSSPVGVGVGIAIDATTQGDVADWVFAVSMGLATGIFIYVSVNHLLSKGYKPQRPVKADTPLGRWLAVVLGVGVIAVVMIWDT; translated from the exons ATGGCCATGGCCACGGCCGCCAGctcccgccaccacctcctcctcctcctctggctctgcGCGGCCGCCAGCACGGCCTGGGCCCATGGAGGCGGCGGGGACGACGACGCGGACTCCGGAGACGCGGACGCGGACGGCGGTGAAAAGCCGGACCTGCGTGCGCCGGGGCTGGTGGCGGTCAAGCTGTGGTGCCTGGCGCTGGTGTTCGCGGGCACGCTGGCGGGCGGAGTGTCCCCCTACTTCATGCGGTGGAACGAGGCGTTCCTGGCGCTGGGCACGCAGTTCGCCGGCGGGGTCTTCCTCGGCACCGCCATGATGCACTTCCTCAGCGACGCCAACGAGACCTTCGGGGACCTCGTCCCCTCCAGCGAGTACCCCTTCGCCTTCATGCTCGCCTGCGCCGGCTACGTGCTCACCATGCTCGCCGAGTGCGCCATCTCCTCCGTCGTCGCGCGCGGCCgcaccgcgcccgccgccgccccggcaacAACCGCAG GGGAGCTGGAGGAGGGCAAGCTGGGCAGCACAAATGGCAACGGCTCGGATCAACGAGCAGCT GAGCAGGACGCGCACGGGCCGTCGGCGACGGGCCACTCGACGGCGTCGATGCTGCGGAACGCCAGCACCCTCGGCGACAGCATACTGCTCATCGCCGCGCTCTGCTTCCATTCCGTCTTCGAGGGCATCGCCATCGGAGTCGCCG AGACGAAGGCGGACGCGTGGAAGGCGCTGTGGACGATCAGCCTGCACAAGGTGTTCGCGGCGGTGGCCATGGGCATCGCGCTGCTCCGGATGCTGCCCAACCGCCCGCTGCTCTCCTGCTTCGCCTacgccttcgccttcgccgtctccagccccgtcggcgtcggcgtcggcatcgccatcgacgccaccacgcaGGGCGACGTGGCCGACTGGGTCTTCGCCGTCTCCATGGGCCTCGCCACCGGCATCTTCATCTACGTCTCCGTCAACCACCTCCTCTCCAAGGGGTACAAGCCCCAGCGGCCCGTCAAAGCCGACACGCCCCTCGGCCGCTGGCTCGCCGTCGTGCTCGGCGTCGGCGTCATCGCCGTCGTTATGATATGGGACACCTGA
- the LOC123132102 gene encoding wee1-like protein kinase — protein MLRTKTPGPRGGSKSRRRFTPPATKAQAQMAAAAVAGSSPSGELSQKLEHVTLFPLFADCPFASPKPFGELLEDPRPAPAPAPAPAPAPAPPQQAAPVDADVPMEDRDACILSQDFFCTPDYLTPDAPQLASGFDADKENTPCPQSPEKSVARSKRYKRDSSPKGRSMDLMEADSQEITPVRFSLSQDDPEEEKMAQPSSQKRGSYVPHSARVLRSQVTPPPCIKNPYNMDPRIDDNVFSVRKCKSSGSSPSIGADGLSRYRTDFHEIEQIGYGNFSVVFKVLRRIEGCLYAVKRSIKQLHNDMDRRQALKEVHTLVALGNHENIVGYFTSWFETEKLYIQMELCDRSLSVNGDKPLEFGDALELLYQICKGLDFIHGRGVAHLDVKPDNIYVRNGIYKLGDFGCATLIDRSLAIEEGDSRYMPPEMLNEKHEHLDKVDIFSLGAAVYELIRGTPLPVSGHQFASLREGKISLLPGHPMQFQSLIKSMMDPDPVRRPSGKEILRHPIFEKLRNASAKK, from the exons ATGCTGAGGACCAAGACTCCGGGCCCGCGCGGCGGGAGCAAGTCCCGCCGCCGCTTCACGCCCCCCGCGACCAAGGCGCAGGcgcagatggcggcggcggcggtggccggcagCTCGCCGTCGGGGGAGCTCTCGCAGAAGCTCGAGCACGTCACCCTCTTCCCCCTTTTCGCCGACTGCCCCTTCGCCTCGCCCAAGCCCTTCGGGGAGCTCCTCGAGGACCCCCGCCCGGCCCCGgctcccgcccccgcccccgcccccgcccccgctccGCCGCAGCAGGCCGCGCCCGTGGACGCGGACGTGCCCATGGAGGACAGGGACGCCTGCATCCTCAGCCAGGATTTCTTCTG TACCCCGGATTACCTCACGCCCGACGCGCCGCAGCTGGCGAGCGGCTTCGACGCCGATAAG GAGAACACCCCTTGCCCCCAATCTCCAGAGAAGTCAGTGGCCCGGAGCAAGAGGTACAAGAGAG ATTCTTCCCCGAAAGGTCGATCCATGGACCTAATGGAGGCGGACAGCCAGGAGATTACTCCGGTCCGATTTTCTCTAAGTCAAGATGATCCAGAGGAAGAAAAGATGGCGCAACCTAGTTCGCAAAAGAGAGGTAGCTATGTCCCACATTCAGCAAGAGTTCTGCGCTCCCAGGTGACGCCTCCACCGTGCATCAAGAATCCATATAATATGGACCCTCGGATAGATGATAATGTGTTCTCCGTGAGGAAATGCAAATCATCAG GGTCTTCTCCCTCTATTGGCGCTGACGGTCTTTCACGTTACCGTACTGATTTCCATGAAATTGAG CAAATTGGATATGGAAACTTCAGTGTCGTGTTTAAAGTTCTGAGGAGGATAGAGGGCTGCTTGTATGCAGTAAAACGGAGCATCAAGCAGTTGCATAATGACATGGACAG GAGGCAAGCATTGAAGGAAGTGCATACTTTGGTGGCCTTAGGTAACCATGAGAACATAGTTGGATATTTCACCTCTTGGTTCGAGACCGAAAAACTTTATATCCAGATGGAACTCTGTGACCGTTCCCTATCTGTGAATGGGGACAAGCCGTTGGagtttggggatgccctggaacTGTTGTATCAG ATCTGCAAAGGTTTGGACTTCATTCACGGGCGTGGCGTAGCACACCTTGACGTGAAACCAGATAACATATATGTCAGGAATGGTATTTATAAGCTTGGAGATTTCGGTTGTGCTACACTTATTGATCGAAGTTTGGCAATTGAAGAAGGAGATTCTCGTTATATGCCTCCAGAAATGTTGAATGAAAAGCATGAGCATCTTGACAAGGTAGACATCTTTTCTCTCGGGGCAGCTGTCTATGAGCTTATAAGAGGCACTCCGCTTCCTGTTTCTGGACACCAGTTTGCAAGTCTCAGAGAGGGCAAAATCTCATTGCTACCAGGACACCCAATGCAGTTCCAGAGTTTAATCAAG TCGATGATGGACCCTGATCCCGTGAGGCGGCCGTCTGGGAAAGAGATCCTGAGACACCCCATATTTGAGAAGCTGCGTAATGCCTCGGCAAAGAAGTAG
- the LOC123132104 gene encoding zinc transporter 2 isoform X2, with translation MAMATAASSRHHLLLLLWLCAAASTAWAHGGGGDDDADSGDADADGGEKPDLRAPGLVAVKLWCLALVFAGTLAGGVSPYFMRWNEAFLALGTQFAGGVFLGTAMMHFLSDANETFGDLVPSSEYPFAFMLACAGYVLTMLAECAISSVVARGRTAPAAAPATTAGELEEGKLGSTNGNGSDQRAADAHGPSATGHSTASMLRNASTLGDSILLIAALCFHSVFEGIAIGVAETKADAWKALWTISLHKVFAAVAMGIALLRMLPNRPLLSCFAYAFAFAVSSPVGVGVGIAIDATTQGDVADWVFAVSMGLATGIFIYVSVNHLLSKGYKPQRPVKADTPLGRWLAVVLGVGVIAVVMIWDT, from the exons ATGGCCATGGCCACGGCCGCCAGctcccgccaccacctcctcctcctcctctggctctgcGCGGCCGCCAGCACGGCCTGGGCCCATGGAGGCGGCGGGGACGACGACGCGGACTCCGGAGACGCGGACGCGGACGGCGGTGAAAAGCCGGACCTGCGTGCGCCGGGGCTGGTGGCGGTCAAGCTGTGGTGCCTGGCGCTGGTGTTCGCGGGCACGCTGGCGGGCGGAGTGTCCCCCTACTTCATGCGGTGGAACGAGGCGTTCCTGGCGCTGGGCACGCAGTTCGCCGGCGGGGTCTTCCTCGGCACCGCCATGATGCACTTCCTCAGCGACGCCAACGAGACCTTCGGGGACCTCGTCCCCTCCAGCGAGTACCCCTTCGCCTTCATGCTCGCCTGCGCCGGCTACGTGCTCACCATGCTCGCCGAGTGCGCCATCTCCTCCGTCGTCGCGCGCGGCCgcaccgcgcccgccgccgccccggcaacAACCGCAG GGGAGCTGGAGGAGGGCAAGCTGGGCAGCACAAATGGCAACGGCTCGGATCAACGAGCAGCT GACGCGCACGGGCCGTCGGCGACGGGCCACTCGACGGCGTCGATGCTGCGGAACGCCAGCACCCTCGGCGACAGCATACTGCTCATCGCCGCGCTCTGCTTCCATTCCGTCTTCGAGGGCATCGCCATCGGAGTCGCCG AGACGAAGGCGGACGCGTGGAAGGCGCTGTGGACGATCAGCCTGCACAAGGTGTTCGCGGCGGTGGCCATGGGCATCGCGCTGCTCCGGATGCTGCCCAACCGCCCGCTGCTCTCCTGCTTCGCCTacgccttcgccttcgccgtctccagccccgtcggcgtcggcgtcggcatcgccatcgacgccaccacgcaGGGCGACGTGGCCGACTGGGTCTTCGCCGTCTCCATGGGCCTCGCCACCGGCATCTTCATCTACGTCTCCGTCAACCACCTCCTCTCCAAGGGGTACAAGCCCCAGCGGCCCGTCAAAGCCGACACGCCCCTCGGCCGCTGGCTCGCCGTCGTGCTCGGCGTCGGCGTCATCGCCGTCGTTATGATATGGGACACCTGA